The Planctomycetota bacterium region GCCCGCCGGGCAGGCCTCACGGCGCTGGGCACGACGCCCGAGCAGCTCGCCGGGAAGCCGTTGGCCGGTGTGGCGGCGGTGCTTGGCGCGATCGAGAAAACGCGCGACCCGGCGCGGCGCGAGGCCCTCACGGCAGACCTGTTCGGCCCGGCCGCGCGGCGGATCGACGACCTCGCCGACGAAGTGGCGCTGGCCCGCGGCGAGGCGGTCCTCGACGAATTCGACCTCGACCGGCGCCCGCTGGCGACGGCCGGGCCGCTCACCGGCTTCGACTTCGCGCGGACGCTGATCGACGGCGAGTCCGACGCCGCCACACGCGCCCGGCTCATCGGGGGCCTGTTCGGAGCCGAAGGCGAGTCGCTCTACGCCACCGCCACGGGAGCGGGGGAGGGAATTGACCACGGTTGGGTTTTCCGCTACGAAAACCCGGAGTAAGCTCTCTGTGGCAGGTGATTTCCTTCGTCCCCCGGGATCGTGTCATGGCCCACAAAAAAGGTCAGGGTTCCAGTCGCAACGGCCGTGATTCGAACGCCCAGCGGCGCGGGGTGAAGAAGTTTGCCGGGCAGACCGTCCGCGCCGGCAACATCCTCGTGCGCCAGGTCGGGACGAAGTTCCAGCCCGGGCGCAACGTCGGCATGGGCACCGACTACACGCTGTTTGCCCTCGTCGACGGCGTCGTCGGCTTCGACCGGGAAGGCCGTCGCGTCAACGTCGTCGCCGGCCAAGGCTGACGCACTTCCGCCGCACTTCCGCGCGGTCGTCGATCCGAGTGTGCGATGTTCGTCGACCGGGTGCGGATCGAGGTGGTGGCCGGTGACGGCGGCCGTGGCAGCGGCAGCTTCCGCCGCGAGAAGTACGTGCCGCGCGGTGGCCCCGACGGCGGCGATGGCGGTGCCGGCGGCAGCGTGATCCTCGCCGCCGAGGCGGGGGTCGATTCGCTCGCCGCACTCGCCCACCGGGCCCAGTGGCGTGCCCCGCATGGCGAACCGGGCGGCCCGGCCAATTGCCATGGCCGCTCGGCCGAGGACATCGTCCTCCTCGTGCCCCCCGGCACGATCGTCACCGACGAGCAGACGGGCCTGGTGCTCCGCGATCTCGCCCGCCCCGGCGACCGGCTCGTGGCGGCGCAGGGAGGGGCCGGCGGCTTCGGCAACGTCCACTTCAAGTCGTCCACCAACCGCGCCCCGCGGACGACCACCCCCGGTGGCAAGGGGGAGGCGCGGCGGCTGGCACTCGAGCTGAAGGTGATCGCCGACGTCGGCCTGGTCGGCCTCCCCAACGCCGGCAAGAGCACGCTCCTCTCGCGCCTCTCGCGCGCCCGGCCGCAGATCGCCGACTACGCCTTCACCACCAAATCGCCGATGCTCGGGATCGTGGCGATCGACCGCGACCGGAGCTTCGTCCTCGCCGACCTCCCGGGGCTGATCGAGGGGGCGCACGCCGGCACGGGGCTGGGGCACGAGTTTCTCCGGCATGTCGAGCGCGCCGGGATCCTCGTCCATGTGGTCGAGCCGGCTCCGCTCGACGGCTCCGATCCGCTCGCCAACCACCGCACGATCCGCGCCGAGCTGGCGGCCTACGATCCGCTCCTCGCCCTTCGCCCCGAGATCACGATCGTCAGCAAGGCCGAGCTGCCCGGCTCCGCGGAGATCCGCGAGCGCCTCGAAGCGGAGCTCGGCCGCCCCGTGCTCGCCGTCAGTGCCGTCACCGGTGCCGGGCTCGACCGGCTGCTCCACGCCGTCGTCCGCCAGCTCGACAGCCCGCCCGACGCCGCCGCGCCAGCGCAGGATCGCCCCCGATGACGCCCCGCGACC contains the following coding sequences:
- a CDS encoding 50S ribosomal protein L27, with the translated sequence MAHKKGQGSSRNGRDSNAQRRGVKKFAGQTVRAGNILVRQVGTKFQPGRNVGMGTDYTLFALVDGVVGFDREGRRVNVVAGQG
- the obgE gene encoding GTPase ObgE; the encoded protein is MFVDRVRIEVVAGDGGRGSGSFRREKYVPRGGPDGGDGGAGGSVILAAEAGVDSLAALAHRAQWRAPHGEPGGPANCHGRSAEDIVLLVPPGTIVTDEQTGLVLRDLARPGDRLVAAQGGAGGFGNVHFKSSTNRAPRTTTPGGKGEARRLALELKVIADVGLVGLPNAGKSTLLSRLSRARPQIADYAFTTKSPMLGIVAIDRDRSFVLADLPGLIEGAHAGTGLGHEFLRHVERAGILVHVVEPAPLDGSDPLANHRTIRAELAAYDPLLALRPEITIVSKAELPGSAEIRERLEAELGRPVLAVSAVTGAGLDRLLHAVVRQLDSPPDAAAPAQDRPR